GATTACGCATGATCGGCGTGATGTTCAGGCCGTCGACCTTATAACCTCCCATTAGAGCGATCATCACCAAACGCCCGTCCGGTGCGAGGGATTTGATGTTGCGCGCAAGGTAGCTGGCGCCGATCATGTCGAGGATCACGTCGACACCGCGTCCGTCTGACAGGCGCTTCACCTCCTCGGCGAAATCGGTCTGCTTGTAGTCGATCGCCGCGTCCGCCCCGAGCTCCTCGCAGAACCGACACTTCTCGGCCGATCCTGCAGTCGCGTAGACCGTCGCACCGAACAGCTTCGCCATCTGGATCGCGGTGGCGCCGATCCCGCTCGAACCGCCATGGACCAGGAAGCGCTCGCCGCGCGCTAGCCGTCCGCGCTGTACGACGTTCGAGTAGACCGTGAAGAAGGTCTCAGGCAGTCCGGCTGCGTCGACCAGCGAGAAGGGTTTGGGCCGCGGCAGGCACAGGGCTGCCTCGGCCACGGCGTATTCGGCGTAGCCGCCGCTGATCACGAGCGCGCAGACCTCATCGCCGATTGCCAAGCCGGTGACACCCTCGCCGAGACCTGCGATGCGGCCAGCGACTTCCAGGCCCGGGATCTCGGTGGCGCCGGGTGGCGGTGGATAGACGCCCGCCCGCTGCGCCACGTCGGGCCGGTTGACGCCCGCGGCGACGACAGCGATGAGCACTTGGCCAGACGCCGGCTTCGGCACGGGTGCGGTCTCAACGGCGATCACCTCAGGGCCGCCAGAGCCGGTGAAGCGGACTTGCCGCATGGTCTCGGGCAGGTCGGCACTGGCCATCGATCAATCCTTCGCGCGCGCGTTGGTCGTGACAGGCCCTGGAAGGCCGCAGTGTGGCTCTAGTTGCGGCAGCGAGCGCGCTTGGCAAGCGGCTAGGACGCTCTCCGCCAACCTGGATGTCGGTTCTGCGCAAGAGAGCGCGTCAGAAAGGCTTGGAGCCGCACCCGATCGCAACGCGATCCGATACGGCTCCAAGCGCTCTTCGCCCCGGCCGAAGCCGGCCTCGCGCGAAACAGCTTCAGCGCGCCGCGGCCTTCACGGCCGCTGGGATGACGATCTGACCCTGCGCGAGGCTCTTCGGCCAGATCGCAACCTGCTTGCCGTCCTGCCACTGTGCCATCAGGCCGGTAATGAAGCCCTGTCCATATTTGATCGAGTGGGTGAACGGGTCGTCCTTACCGTAATACTGCGTACGCCCGACCGTGCCCTCCCAATCGGTCTTCTCGAGGGCGTCGACGAGCTTGTCGGCCTCGGTCGTGCCCGCCCGCTTCACCGCATCGGCCGCGTAGTAGACTTGGTCGTAGGCCATGTAGCCAGCGTAGGACGGGTCGCTGCCGAAGCGCTTCTTGAATGCATCGCTGAAGGCCAGCGACTTGCCGGTGATCGCGGCACCCGGCACCGCGATGCTCTGGAAGATCACGCCCTGCGTGGCGCCGTTCGTGTTCGACCAGAAGGTCGAGGACGTGGCCTGAGAGTTCATGCCGGTCATGGCGAGCGGCACCTTCTGGTTCTGCCACTGCACGGTCGGCTGCACGCCGACATGCGAGATGCCGGTGACAATCAGGTCGGGCTTGGCCGCCTCGATCTTGTTGTAGATCGGCGTGAAGTCGCCCGTGTCCGGCGAGAAGCGGATGTGATCGACGACCTTCACGCCGATCTCCGGCAGGCATTTCTCATATCCGACGTCGAGCGGCCGGGTCCAAGCGGCGTCCTCGCTCATGATCGCCGCCGTCTTCACCTTCATCAGGTCGATGAGAAGGTCCTTGGTGGAATCGCAGATCGATTGCGCAAGAGCCGCGGAGGTGAGATATCCGTGGAAGGTGTACTTGTTGCGCGCGTAGTCCTTGTGGACGGCGAGGCTGATCTCGTTGGAGGCGGCGCCCGGCGTGATCATCGGCGTCTTGAGCCGGGCCGCCCAAGGCATCAGCGCGAGCACGACCTCCGAGATGTAGCTGGCGATGACGAGGTTGACCTTGTCCTCCGAGACAGCCCGCTGGAAGGCGCGCACCGCGTCGGAGGCGGAGGACTTGTCGTCGTAGGTGACGATCTGAATCTGGCGCCCGTCGACGCCGCCCTTGGCGTTGATCTCGTCGGCGGCGAGCTGCACCGCCTGCGGGATCGAGGCGCCCACCACCGATTGCGCCTCGGCGATCACGCCGATCCGAATCGGATCCGCGGCTCGGGCGGGTGCCGCTCCGATCAGGCTGGCCACTGCGAGCAGAGCGATGGCCCGGCTCGAAACGCCGCGCTGCCTTGCCTTCGGATCCCGGGCCTTCCGATCTCTAATCTTATGATCCCGTGCCATGCGTTTCCTCCTGCGAACCGCGCGGCTTTTGTCGCCGCGTCGGCAACGCGACAGGAGTGTGCAACATTCCGCAGCTTGAATACAATGTGCAGATGCGTGAACCCTCCGCATGTGTCAGATCATTCCGCAGTGCGTCGATAGATCAAGCTCAGATTGTTCGCCGGCATGGCGATGCGTCGTTCGAGGGTCAGGCCGTGGCGGTCTGCTTCCACGGAAACAGTCACGCGGTCTCGAACGCCCCAGCGGGCATCGCGGGCACGCAGCGCGTCGTCGAACGCGGCATTGCTGTCCGCGCTGTGCCGCCCGTCTTCCCGAAAGGGTCCGTAGAGATAGAGCAGGCTGCCTCCGGCCAGGGCTCGTCCGGCGTCGGCCATCAGACCCTGCGCTGCGGCCCACGGCGCGATATGGATCATGTTGATGCAGACGATCGCGTCCACCGGCCCCACCGGCCATCGTGTGGCGGAAGCATCGAGGTCGAGCGGCGGCCGGAGATTAGCGAGGCCGGACCGCCGCACATGGGCCGCAATGCTGCGCCGCGCTATCGGCTCGGGATCGCTTGGCAGCCACGTCAGGGTCTGCAGCGCCGCTGCGAAGTGAACGGCGTGCTCGCCTGATCCGCTCGCGATCTCGAGAACGGTTCCGTGGACCGGCAGGATCTCGCGGAGCACAGTCAGGATCGCGTCCCGATTGCGGGCGACCGCCGGGGCCTCCAGGGCGTCTTCGTCGACGATCCGCTCTGTCATCACGATCCTCGTCAGGCCCGCCAAGAATCCGTGCCAGGATTTGGACGCAGCCTGTCACCTCACCGATCCGGCGCCGGCATATTGCGCTCGGCACGACCATGCCATACCGCGTCACGGCAGGCGGTGACGCTCGTCCTACGTGTCGTTCGAGCCGCACGACACCAGTTCGGATTTAAAGCCGCGGCAGATCGGACCGCTGAAGCCACGGGCCTTGACGCGCTGGCATCGGATCCCATCGCGGGCCGCGACGTCTAGGACATCGACCATCGTGCCTGATTCGCAAGCTGTTCAGACGTTGCCGAAGGCCCAGACGGGCATCGAAGGGTTCGATGATCTGACTTTCGGCGGCGTGCCGGCCGGGCGGCCGTCCCTGATCTGCGGCGCGGCGGGCTGCGGCAAGACGCTGTTCGCCACGACGTTCTTGGTCAACGGCGCGACCCGGTTCGGGGAACCCGGGGTCTTCATGAGCTTCGAGGAGCGCGCCGAGGATCTGGCCGCCAACGTCGCCTCCCTGGGCTACGACCTGGACGGGCTCGTCGCTTCGGGCCGCCTCGCCATCGACCATGTGCGCGTGGAGCGAAGCGAGATCGAGGAGACCGGGGAATATGACCTCGAAGGCCTTTTTATCCGACTCGGCTTCGCGGTGGACAGCATCGGCGCGAAGCGGGTGGTTCTCGACACGATCGAGACCCTGTTCGCCGGCTTCACCGATCCGGCGCTGCTGCGCGCCGAGCTGCGTCGCCTCTTCGGTTGGATCAAGGATCGCGGCCTGACGGCGATCATCACCGGTGAGCGGGGCGAGGGCCAACTTACCCGGCAGGGCCTGGAGGAATACGTCTCCGACTGCGTGGTGCTGCTCGACAACCGCGTGGAGGATCAGATCACCACCCGGCGTCTGCGCGTGGTGAAGTACCGCGGCTCGGCCCACGGCACGAACGAGTACCCGTTCCTGATCGACCATGCGGGGATCAGTGTCCTCCCGGTCACCTCCGCCGACCTCGATTACACGGCGCCGAGCGGGGTGCTCTCCAGCGGCGTCGCCGGCCTGGACGCGATGCTTGGGCCGGGCGGATTCTATCGCGGTTCCGGAATCCTCATCTCGGGCGAGGCGGGCACGGGCAAGACCCTGCTGGCATCCTCGATCGTCGATGCGGCCTGCCGGCGCGGCGAGCGCTGCATGGTCTTCGCCTTCGAGGAAAGCGGCGATCAGATCGCGCGGAACGCCCGCTCGGTGGGCATCGATCTGAACCAGCACGTCGCCAGCGGGCTGCTGCGTTTCGAGGCCGCCCGGCCCAGTCTGTTCGGCCTCGAAACCCACCTCGCACGCATGCACCGCGACCTCGACCGCTTCAAACCGGAACTGGTCGTGATCGATCCGATCTCGGCCCTGCGCGGCGCAGCGAGCACCTTGCAGGCGACGCTTCTGCTGATGATCGACCTCGTCAAGGCCCGCGGCATCACGGCGGTTTTCACCACATTGCGGAGCGACGGGTCCCTGGTGCAGGACGACGACCTGGGCGTTTCCTCGCTGATGGACACCTGGATCAAGCTTCAGAATTTGGAGGCGAACGGCGAACGCACGCGCACGCTCTATGTCATCAAGGCACGGGGCATGAGCCACTCGAACCAGATTCGGGAGTTTCTCATGTCATCGAGCGGGATCCAGCTGATCGATGCCTATATCGGACCCTCCGGCGTGCTGACTGGAACGGCCCGCCTGATCCAGGAGGCGCAGGAGAAATCTGCCTCAGAGCAGCGTCTGCGCGAGACCGAGCGGGGCCTCCGAGACCTGGCCCGCCGCCGTTCGGCGATTGAGCGGCAGATCGAGGAGTTGCGAGCCGGGCTCGAAGCGGCGCAGGACGAGGAGGAGCGTCTGCATGCCGAGGACCGGCTTCGCGCAGTCCGCTCGGAGGAAGAGCGGCAGGCGCTGATCGCACGACGGAGTGCTGCGGAATGAACGCGACGACCCCGGACGAACCGGCCCAGGAGACGGATCCGGACGGCGATCCGGGCCATTACCATCTGCGCCTCTACGTCGCCGGACAGACCAACAAGTCTCTCGCCGCGATGACGAACCTCAAGCGCTTCTGCGAGGAGCACTTGGCCGGCCGCTACGACATCGAAGTGATCGACCTCATGAAGAACCCGCAACTCGCTGCCGGAGATCAGATCCTCGCGATCCCGACGCTCGTGCGCCGGCTGCCCTCGCCTCTGAAGCGGATCATCGGCGATCTGTCGAATACCGAGAAGGTCTTGGTCGGCCTCGATATCCGACCGAAGGCGGATCAGCCTTGAACGGCGTCGTGGCACCGACGCAAACCTCGGAACATTACCGCTTGAGGCTGTTCGTCGCCGGCACGGCGCCAAGGTCCCTCCGCGTGGTCGAGAGCCTGCGGCGGATCTGCGAAAGTCACATTGCGGGTCGGTACGAGCTGGAGATCGTCGATATCTACCAGCAGCCCGACCTTGCCGACCGCGACGGCATCCTGGCCGCACCGACGCTCCTGAAGGTTTTCCCGTACCCCGAGCGGCGGATCTCGGGCGACCTCCTCGACGAAGGCCTTATCCTGCGCGGGCTCCAGATCGATCCGACCGCGGAGGCGCGCTGATGGGTGTCGACGCGCTGCTGCCCGATGACGAGCCGGGCCCGGAGGCCTACCGAGCCCACATCCGGGAGCTGGAAGCGCGGCTGGAGGAGAGCGAGGACACGCTGGCGGCCATCCGCCGGGGCGACTTCGACGCCGTGGTGGTGGAAGGGCCGAACCACGAGCGGCTGGTCTACACGCTGGAGAACGCGGATCGCCCCTATCGGGTGCTGATCGAGCAGATCCAGGAAGGCGCCTTCACGCTCGGGTCCGACGGCGCGCTGCTCTACTGCAACCGCCGACTGGCCGACATGCTGGGCGAGCCGCAGGAGCGTCTCATCGGACGATATCTGCGAGACTTCGTGGAGGCCGATGCCGACCTGGACGACTTGGTACAGAGGGCGATGACCAACCCGGTACGCGGGGAAGTCGAACTCAGGGCGACGGCGGGGACCGAGAGTGCAACCTTCTTGTCGCTCAGCCGCTTCGAGCGTCAGGGTGACGCGCCCCTGCTCTGCGGCATCCTCACCGACCTGTCCGAGCAGCGGCGCAACATGCGGGCGCTCGCGGAGGCACATGCGCGGCTCCAGTCCGAGAGCGTCGAGCGGGAGCGCGTCGAGGAAGCCCTACGCCAATCGCAGAAGCTGGAGGCCGTGGGGCAACTGACGGGCGGCGTCGCGCACGACTTCAACAACCTCTTGACGGTCATCAAGTCGTCCACCGATCTACTCAAGCGGCCCGACCTGTCCGAGGAGCGGCGCCAGCGCTACGTTGAGGCGATCTCCGACACGGTGGACCGCGCCGCCAAGCTCACTGGGCAGCTCCTCGCCTTCGCTCGACGCCAGGCGCTGCGCCCCGAAGTGTTCGAGGTCGGCGGCTCGCTCCGCGCTGTTGCGGAGATGCTGGACTCGGTCACGGGCGCGCGCATCACCGTCGACGCTCAAATTCCGGAAGAACCCTGCTACATCCGGGCCGATCTTAGCCAATTCGA
The sequence above is drawn from the Methylobacterium mesophilicum SR1.6/6 genome and encodes:
- a CDS encoding NAD(P)H-quinone oxidoreductase; its protein translation is MASADLPETMRQVRFTGSGGPEVIAVETAPVPKPASGQVLIAVVAAGVNRPDVAQRAGVYPPPPGATEIPGLEVAGRIAGLGEGVTGLAIGDEVCALVISGGYAEYAVAEAALCLPRPKPFSLVDAAGLPETFFTVYSNVVQRGRLARGERFLVHGGSSGIGATAIQMAKLFGATVYATAGSAEKCRFCEELGADAAIDYKQTDFAEEVKRLSDGRGVDVILDMIGASYLARNIKSLAPDGRLVMIALMGGYKVDGLNITPIMRNRLTFTGSTLRPRPKADKAAIAEGLRKDVWPELDGGRIRSVTHATFPLEEARKAHELMESSAHLGKILLTTGR
- a CDS encoding ABC transporter substrate-binding protein, with the protein product MARDHKIRDRKARDPKARQRGVSSRAIALLAVASLIGAAPARAADPIRIGVIAEAQSVVGASIPQAVQLAADEINAKGGVDGRQIQIVTYDDKSSASDAVRAFQRAVSEDKVNLVIASYISEVVLALMPWAARLKTPMITPGAASNEISLAVHKDYARNKYTFHGYLTSAALAQSICDSTKDLLIDLMKVKTAAIMSEDAAWTRPLDVGYEKCLPEIGVKVVDHIRFSPDTGDFTPIYNKIEAAKPDLIVTGISHVGVQPTVQWQNQKVPLAMTGMNSQATSSTFWSNTNGATQGVIFQSIAVPGAAITGKSLAFSDAFKKRFGSDPSYAGYMAYDQVYYAADAVKRAGTTEADKLVDALEKTDWEGTVGRTQYYGKDDPFTHSIKYGQGFITGLMAQWQDGKQVAIWPKSLAQGQIVIPAAVKAAAR
- a CDS encoding DUF938 domain-containing protein; its protein translation is MTERIVDEDALEAPAVARNRDAILTVLREILPVHGTVLEIASGSGEHAVHFAAALQTLTWLPSDPEPIARRSIAAHVRRSGLANLRPPLDLDASATRWPVGPVDAIVCINMIHIAPWAAAQGLMADAGRALAGGSLLYLYGPFREDGRHSADSNAAFDDALRARDARWGVRDRVTVSVEADRHGLTLERRIAMPANNLSLIYRRTAE
- the kaiC gene encoding circadian clock protein KaiC, whose product is MPDSQAVQTLPKAQTGIEGFDDLTFGGVPAGRPSLICGAAGCGKTLFATTFLVNGATRFGEPGVFMSFEERAEDLAANVASLGYDLDGLVASGRLAIDHVRVERSEIEETGEYDLEGLFIRLGFAVDSIGAKRVVLDTIETLFAGFTDPALLRAELRRLFGWIKDRGLTAIITGERGEGQLTRQGLEEYVSDCVVLLDNRVEDQITTRRLRVVKYRGSAHGTNEYPFLIDHAGISVLPVTSADLDYTAPSGVLSSGVAGLDAMLGPGGFYRGSGILISGEAGTGKTLLASSIVDAACRRGERCMVFAFEESGDQIARNARSVGIDLNQHVASGLLRFEAARPSLFGLETHLARMHRDLDRFKPELVVIDPISALRGAASTLQATLLLMIDLVKARGITAVFTTLRSDGSLVQDDDLGVSSLMDTWIKLQNLEANGERTRTLYVIKARGMSHSNQIREFLMSSSGIQLIDAYIGPSGVLTGTARLIQEAQEKSASEQRLRETERGLRDLARRRSAIERQIEELRAGLEAAQDEEERLHAEDRLRAVRSEEERQALIARRSAAE
- a CDS encoding circadian clock KaiB family protein, with the translated sequence MNATTPDEPAQETDPDGDPGHYHLRLYVAGQTNKSLAAMTNLKRFCEEHLAGRYDIEVIDLMKNPQLAAGDQILAIPTLVRRLPSPLKRIIGDLSNTEKVLVGLDIRPKADQP
- a CDS encoding circadian clock KaiB family protein, producing MRLFVAGTAPRSLRVVESLRRICESHIAGRYELEIVDIYQQPDLADRDGILAAPTLLKVFPYPERRISGDLLDEGLILRGLQIDPTAEAR
- a CDS encoding ATP-binding protein: MGVDALLPDDEPGPEAYRAHIRELEARLEESEDTLAAIRRGDFDAVVVEGPNHERLVYTLENADRPYRVLIEQIQEGAFTLGSDGALLYCNRRLADMLGEPQERLIGRYLRDFVEADADLDDLVQRAMTNPVRGEVELRATAGTESATFLSLSRFERQGDAPLLCGILTDLSEQRRNMRALAEAHARLQSESVERERVEEALRQSQKLEAVGQLTGGVAHDFNNLLTVIKSSTDLLKRPDLSEERRQRYVEAISDTVDRAAKLTGQLLAFARRQALRPEVFEVGGSLRAVAEMLDSVTGARITVDAQIPEEPCYIRADLSQFETALINMAVNARDAMGGEGTLILRLQGGGPMPAIRGHAGSRHTFAAVSLSDTGIGIAPEVLPRIFEPFFTTKDIGKGTGLGLSQVFGFAKQSGGDVDVTSRLRQGTTFTLYLPQVQAAPEIAHDAPREERAVDSGNLCILVVEDNVEVGRFATQILEDLGHATVWATNAEEALLEIERIPFRFDAVFSDVVMPGMGGVALARELERRLPDLPVVLTSGYSHVLAEEGVHGFDLIQKPYSVEQLSRVLRKVVGKGRRGFRASKR